DNA sequence from the Cohnella herbarum genome:
CGTTATGAGCAATGGGGGGACGCAGGAGGAGAACGACGCGAGCTGATGGAATAGCTCGTCCAAGCAGTGAGAGGTGTGTGTAGGCAAATCCGCACACTAATACCTCAAGCTGTGATGGGGAGGGAAAATCATAGTACCGAAGGTCATGTACCCACGCTGCCAAGAAAAGCCTCTAGCCAGGAGAAGGTGCCCGTACCGCAAACCGACACAGGTGGGCGAGATGAGAATTCTAAGGCGCGCGGAAGAACTCTCGTTAAGGAACTCGGCAAAATGACCCCGTAACTTCGGGAGAAGGGGTGCCCCGGTAGTGTGAATAGCACGAGGGGGCCGCAGTGAAGAGGCCCAAGCGACTGTTTAGCAAAAACACAGGTCTGTGCGAAGCCGTAAGGCGAAGTATACGGGCTGACGCCTGCCCGGTGCTGGAAGGTTAAGAGGAGTGGTTAGGGGTAACCCGAAGCTATGAATTGAAGCCCCAGTAAACGGCGGCCGTAACTATAACGGTCCTAAGGTAGCGAAATTCCTTGTCAGGTAAATTCTGACCCGCACGAATGGCGTAACGACTTGGGCGCTGTCTCAACGAGAGATCCGGTGAAATTTTAGTACCTGTGAAGATGCAGGTTACCCGCGACGTGACGGAAAGACCCCATGGAGCTTTACTGTAGCTTGATATTGAACTTTGGTACGGTCTGTACAGGATAGGTGGGAGCCTATGAAGCAGGAGCGCAAGCTTCTGTGGAGGCGCCGTTGGGATACCACCCTGATCGTATCGGAGTTCTAACCTACTACCCTGATCGGGTAGAGGGACCGTGTCAGGCGGACAGTTTGACTGGGGCGGTCGCCTCCTAAAGAGTAACGGAGGCGCTCTAAGGTTCCCTCAGCGCGGTTGGAAATCGCGCGCAGAGTGCAAAGGCATAAGGGAGCTTGACTGCGAGACCTACAAGTCGAGCAGGGACGAAAGTCGGACTTAGTGATCCGGTGGTACCGAATGGAAGGGCCATCGCTCAACGGATAAAAGCTACCCTGGGGATAACAGGCTTATCTCCCCCAAGAGTCCACATCGACGGGGAGGTTTGGCACCTCGATGTCGGCTCATCGCATCCTGGGGCTGAAGTAGGTCCCAAGGGTTGGGCTGTTCGCCCATTAAAGCGGTACGCGAGCTGGGTTCAGAACGTCGTGAGACAGTTCGGTCCCTATCTGTCGCGGGCGTAGGAAATTTGAGAGGGGCTGTCCTTAGTACGAGAGGACCGGGATGGACGCACCGCTGGTGTACCAGTTGTTCCGCCAGGAGCACCGCTGGGTAGCCAAGTGCGGAAGGGATAAGCGCTGAAAGCATCTAAGCGCGAAGCCTGCCTCAAGATGAGATTTCCCAATTCGTAAGACCCCTGGAAGAACACCAGGTTGATAGGCCCGGGGTGGAAGCGCAGCAATGTGTGGAGCTGACGGGTACTAATCGGTCGAGGGCTTATCCTACACGAACTCGTGCGACTTTAGTCGTCACGAATGATGCTAGCAAGACAAATGATACTCACCTTCTTCTGATCGCTTTACTTCGCATCCAGTTTTCAAGGCGCAAGCCTTGAGTTTAAGATCCGGTCTGGTAATAATGGCGGAGGGGTTCCACGCGTACCCATCCCGAACACGACCGTTAAGCCCTCCAGCGCCAATGGTACTTGGACCGCAGGGTCCTGGGAGAGTAGGACGTTGCCAGGCCGGAGAACAAGAAAAGCACCCTTAACCGGGTGCTTTTTGCGTATGTTAGAATTGTCTTGATTCAATCCCCAACCACGACGAAGATAAGGTACTCTCAGTGCGCTACAATTGCCTGATCCCCCAACCGCGACGCAGATAAGGTACTCTCAGTGCGCTACAATTGCCTGATCCCCCAACCGCGACGCAGATAAGGTACTCTCAGTGCGCTACAATTGCTCGATCCCCCATTCGCGACGAAGATAAGATACTCTCTGGACCTCTGTCAAGAAAGTGGACACGCTATAAGAGCGTTTATTTAATACTGGTATAGTACTGGGCTTCGAATTGCGAAGGTGATAAGTAACCTAGCGAACCATGTATTCTCTTACGGTTGTAGAAGAGCTCAATATATACAAACATCTCTTGTTGCGCCTGCGCCTTCGTTTGAAATTTCGTACAGTAAATAAACTCCTTCTTCAGCACGCTGTGGAACGATTCGATACAGGCGTTGTCGTAGCAGTTACCTTTGCGGCTCATGCTTGCTTCCATGCCATATTGCTTTAACCTTTCACGGTATTCATCTGATGCATACTGCGAACCCCGATCAGAGTGGTGTATAAGCCCTTTGGGAGGTTTGTGCGTACTGTATGCCTGATCAAGCGCTGCAAGCACTAAATCGGTTGTCATTCGGTCTGCGAGCTTCCAGCCCACAATCTTACGGGTATATAAATCCAGAACGCTGGCGAGGTACAAACGGCCTTCACGGCACGGTATATAGGTAATATCGGTTACCCAAATCTTGTTAGGTGCAGTCGTCTTAAAATTCTGATTCAGCACGTTTGGTGCTATAGGTTGATCGTGATTCGAGTCAGTGGTGGTCACTCGGAATTTCTTAGATACACAAGAACGTAAACCATTCTCATGCATGATTTTCCCTACTAAACGTTCAGAAACTGTCCAACCTTCTTTTCGTAGAAGTTTTGTGATTTTAGGGCTACCATACCTGTTGTGAGCGTCTAGGAAAAGCCAGGTGATTCGCGCCAATAGCGCTCTGCGACGCTTCTGATAACTGTTCTGGACGGTCTTCTCCAAGAGCCATTTATAGTAACCGCTCCGTGATACACATAGAACTGTGCACATCTTCTCCATTCGAAACTCGGAGCGATGATCTTCGATGAACTGGAACCTTAGTTCCTTTCTTTGCTGAAGATGTGCATGGCCTTTTTTAGGATAGCGATTTCTTCCTTGAGATCCTCAATCGTGCGTTCTTGCTCCATCAGTTGCTTATCTTTCTGGTGAAGGGTCGCACGATCTACAAGCGGTTCATTCTCAAACTTGCGGTACTTGGTCATCCACTGTTTTAACGTACCACTTGGGATGTTTAAATCTTCTCCGATCTGGGGCAATGTCTTTGTCTGTTCCTGAATGTATTTAACAGTCTGTTCTTTAAACTCTTCACTGTAATGCTGTCTCTTCTCACCCATACCGGACACCTCATCTTCTTATTGTTTTTTATTATCTGTTAGTTCTTATGAGGTGTCCACTTTCTATTCTAGCTGCACTCAGTGCGCTACAGATGCCCAATCCCCAACAACGACGAAGATAAGATACTCTGAGTACGCTACAAGTGCTCAATCCCCCACCAGCGACCCAGATAAGATACTCTCACAGACATTTGAATTTCGACAGACTCCCTTCTCACGAATACCAAATATTCTCCGAGAATCGACAAACTCCTTCCCCTATTCCCCCTCGAGCACTATCTTTCATTCCTCACATTGCATGTAAACCCTCAAAACAAACTTTATCAATATTTAACGATGAAAAGCTTAATCTCATTTGAAAAGTATCATTTTTAGTTGATGAGGCAAATTTTATTGGCGCTT
Encoded proteins:
- a CDS encoding transposase, whose amino-acid sequence is MGEKRQHYSEEFKEQTVKYIQEQTKTLPQIGEDLNIPSGTLKQWMTKYRKFENEPLVDRATLHQKDKQLMEQERTIEDLKEEIAILKKAMHIFSKERN